The Brassica oleracea var. oleracea cultivar TO1000 chromosome C6, BOL, whole genome shotgun sequence genome includes a region encoding these proteins:
- the LOC106298487 gene encoding UPF0392 protein RCOM_0530710 has protein sequence MKNRRKRGVGDVVVSWRRFFPFVALFVSSFLVFSALFIFLGKFRPSIKAVHGGSVPPVMVAPVHEAVKFPDQTLILIKYYQWSSRLLTKDDLFCVFAHTNDSSKVYKELPFAVEISDPGRQIVRCSAVPRHHTVSLAVTRWTVDNRFLVGATYQWDRLVYDAVIDHDNTTVAFVKGLNLRPGKVADVSRYECVYGWDLAKPKLLLRSQVISAAQEIVRCKTPLTVLKGPRVAQSSAVKVSVRIKGSGMLPSVAHPINHPVRVKDLTYGERKQFETCVCTMTRNAANVLREWVMYHAGIGVSRWFIYDNNSDDDIVSEVKNLKNSGYNVSRHFWPWIKTQEAGFANCAIRAKRDCDWVAFIDVDEFFYIPSGQTLTQVIKKYTTPSSSSSKIGEIRTSCHSFGPSGLKDPPRRGVMASYTCRMSQPERHKSIIRPETLNTTLINVVHHFQLKEGFTFVDVEKDAMIINHYKYQVWDIFKEKFKRRVATYVADWQDKENVGSKDRTPGLGTRPVEPSDWAERFCEVRDNGLKDWVLENFVDRKTQRLVWEGERNIMVGEVVAQMGLC, from the exons ATGAAGAACCGTAGGAAACGGGGCGTTGGTGACGTCGTTGTTTCATGGAGAAGATTTTTCCCGTTTGTTGCTCTGTTCGTCTCCTCCTTCCTTGTCTTCTCGGCTTTGTTCATCTTCTTAG GGAAATTCCGCCCGTCGATTAAGGCGGTTCATGGTGGCTCTGTACCGCCGGTTATGGTGGCCCCGGTTCATGAAGCGGTTAAGTTTCCTGACCAAACACTTATTCTCATAAAGTATTATCAATGGTCTTCTCGGTTATTAACAAAAGATGACCTCTTCTGCGTTTTCGCCCACACAAACGATTCGTCCAAAGTGTATAAAGAGTTACCATTCGCGGTGGAAATCAGCGATCCCGGCCGTCAGATTGTACGGTGTTCCGCCGTGCCACGTCACCATACTGTATCACTCGCCGTTACGAGATGGACGGTTGATAATCGTTTCCTGGTGGGAGCCACATACCAGTGGGATAGGCTGGTTTACGACGCCGTGATCGACCACGATAACACCACGGTGGCGTTTGTCAAGGGTTTAAATCTAAGGCCAGGAAAAGTTGCTGACGTGTCAAGATACGAGTGCGTGTACGGTTGGGATTTAGCGAAGCCCAAGCTTTTGCTTAGGTCACAAGTTATCTCTGCGGCCCAAGAGATCGTACGGTGCAAAACGCCACTAACAGTGTTAAAGGGCCCACGAGTGGCCCAATCTTCTGCGGTTAAAGTCTCTGTGAGAATCAAAGGAAGTGGGATGCTACCTTCCGTTGCCCACCCAATAAACCATCCGGTTCGGGTCAAAGACTTGACCTATGGTGAAAGAAAACAATTCGAGACATGTGTTTGTACCATGACACGAAACGCAGCCAACGTTTTGAGAGAATGGGTGATGTATCATGCTGGAATCGGCGTTTCACGATGGTTCATCTACGACAATAATAGCGATGACGACATAGTTTCCGAGGTCAAGAATCTAAAAAACAGCGGTTACAACGTTTCTAGACACTTTTGGCCGTGGATCAAAACTCAAGAAGCTGGGTTTGCTAACTGCGCGATTCGAGCCAAACGCGATTGTGATTGGGTCGCGTTTATTGACGTCGACGAGTTTTTTTACATCCCGTCTGGTCAAACCTTAACCCAAGTCATAAAAAAATACACAACACCATCATCATCGTCTAGCAAGATTGGTGAAATACGAACGTCATGTCACAGTTTCGGACCTTCCGGTCTTAAAGATCCACCTCGTCGTGGAGTCATGGCATCTTACACGTGTCGTATGTCGCAACCGGAGAGACACAAGAGCATAATTAGACCAGAAACGCTAAACACGACGCTTATAAACGTTGTGCACCACTTTCAACTAAAAGAAGGGTTCACGTTTGTTGACGTTGAAAAAGATGCGATGATAATCAACCATTACAAATATCAGGTATGGGATATTTTTAAGGAGAAGTTTAAAAGAAGAGTGGCAACATATGTAGCGGATTGGCAGGACAAGGAGAATGTCGGGTCGAAAGATCGGACACCCGGGTTAGGGACACGACCCGTTGAACCGTCTGATTGGGCTGAGAGGTTCTGCGAAGTGAGAGATAATGGGCTCAAGGACTGGGTATTGGAGAATTTCGTGGACCGTAAAACGCAGCGTTTAGTGTGGGAGGGAGAAAGGAATATAATGGTGGGTGAAGTTGTTGCTCAGATGGGTTTGTGCTGA
- the LOC106299771 gene encoding uncharacterized protein At4g26485-like: protein MEVQETKTLKQYSNKQKILLVGEGDFSFSLSLGRAFGSASNITTSSLDSRVDVNRKYTYGKQNVEELERLGCTVIHGVNVHSMSSDNRLARYNRIVFNFPHSGLVRGFFESARKMLEDEDGEIHLTHKTTRPFSEWEIETLAQEKGLRLIKLMVFDQLAFPGYSNKKGSGSNCDSNFPIRSAVTFMFKK from the exons ATGGAGGTTCAGGAAACTAAAACGTTAAAACAATATAGCAACAAGCAGAAAATACTTCTGGTCGGAGAAGGAGACTTTTCATTTTCTCTGTCTCTAGGCAGAGCCTTTGGTTCAGCCTCCAACATCACTACGTCTTCCCTTGACAGTCGAG TTGATGTAAATCGTAAGTACACATATGGAAAGCAGAACGTGGAAGAGTTGGAACGACTCGGATGCACCGTTATCCACGGTGTCAACGTCCACTCCATGAGCTCAGATAATCGCTTAGCTCGATACAACCGAATTGTCTTTAATTTTCCTCATTCAGGTTTAG TAAGAGGATTTTTCGAGAGTGCGAGAAAGATGTTAGAAGATGAGGATGGAGAGATTCATCTGACTCATAAGACAACAAGACCATTTAGTGAGTGGGAAATAGAGACTCTAGCTCAAGAAAAGGGTTTGCGTCTAATCAAGTTGATGGTATTTGACCAATTGGCGTTTCCGGGTTATTCTAACAAGAAAGGAAGTGGAAGTAACTGTGACTCTAACTTTCCGATCCGAAGTGCAGTTACTTTCATGTTCAAGAAATAA